The genomic interval TTATTACCCACGAGCATATAGAGGCTGCCTACAGTTACGAAGAATACCGCACGATGCTGGATGAATTACTCGCCAGCAACCAGACCACTGGCCCCAAACAAACCCCCGAACTGGTACAGATCACTAAGTTAAATATTCAGCGCATGCACCGCCTCGATAAAACAGCAGTGTTACATGCAAGCCTGGTAGAGAAGCTTAAACTGGTGCAAGACAACTGGATATGGCTGGTGATATTGGAGGCCTGGTGTGGAGATGCCGCCCAGTTTATTCCCTACTTTGTAAAAATGGCCCATGTGAATGAAAATATTTCCCTGAAATTTATGCTCCGGGACGAAAATCCGGAGGTAATGGACCGCTACCTGACCAATGGTACCCGTTCTATTCCTAAACTGATCTGTTTACAGTCGGATACCCTGGCAGAAATTGGCACCTGGGGACCTCGTCCGGCTACAGCCCAGCAAATGGTAATGGAGCATAAGAAAAATCCTCAAATGGCTAACCGGGAGTTCACAGAAATGCTTCATACCTGGTATACCAAGGATAAAGCACAGCAACTCCAGCAGGAGTTTGAAGAATTGCTGG from Rhodocytophaga rosea carries:
- a CDS encoding thioredoxin family protein translates to MLTNLIVNMENLTTVITHEHIEAAYSYEEYRTMLDELLASNQTTGPKQTPELVQITKLNIQRMHRLDKTAVLHASLVEKLKLVQDNWIWLVILEAWCGDAAQFIPYFVKMAHVNENISLKFMLRDENPEVMDRYLTNGTRSIPKLICLQSDTLAEIGTWGPRPATAQQMVMEHKKNPQMANREFTEMLHTWYTKDKAQQLQQEFEELLVKWNHKAYV